A genomic stretch from Candidatus Methanomassiliicoccus intestinalis Issoire-Mx1 includes:
- a CDS encoding InlB B-repeat-containing protein, giving the protein MDCHISKVAYNAIQIDSSNFNDIIIDSNIISTWDSDNTGSTSESELYAGGRAVRININADQPLTFISILNNTFTKTYNNNEFVDGLGTTNTTGYDNGNVLKITVSDNSIANVTLAENKHNGSKLLSTDGNYVILPPSSPGVTFETVSDSELYGQTVSELTDGLNISKVYSYNNVPLSDYVYDVTGALNYINSYSGFSSLSAMQSGYYLPVKMKLLDGIDADKLSITIVGKETKKLVLDNSDKATLKNGYLNLVLFVTGECESFEVIVDFDGNETNYAASTYILSLPWLKFNEGIKSAPLADQPANESVNPITLPGTYEAYLECGYDDVAIIHLIAGGVPEHYNGKHIKGYWVGVAIPVPSAMSADDLTSAMYYFSSEPWNETDALTDAFLTTDFESNLYGDDINYVCFYIDVQSSSDIKQYIIIDWDGNDASEPVKYYVDLRDVICNNGECVVTYYDNGSYVSSVSIDYGSKLTKPSDPIKSGYNFAGWYVDEELTTAYDFSEDVYNNLNLYAKWEVKPSGSGGGVPVTPPVTPDTPKEPVIPDSNGNAEIKVDDKKAEELVHEAVSSGSNTVEIVNKDSIEGTLTSVTVSVSDLETISKTIENNQNIDSVSIATSEGEVIIEKEVLAGIIENTDAGSIVFEVIDAKDRLNEEQKKTVGDNPVYDINIIAGNEKVTDFNGKSITISLPYKLKAGEDPNNIVVYHLKDDGTVEKMDGTYKNGVVSFETDHLSKFIIAYEAQEPVNPDNPDGPSNKDKNDNTLYYAIAAIVVILIIVALAYYFLKKKQ; this is encoded by the coding sequence ATGGACTGCCATATCTCCAAAGTTGCATATAATGCAATTCAGATAGACTCCTCTAACTTTAATGATATTATTATTGATTCCAACATAATCTCGACTTGGGATTCAGATAACACGGGTTCTACTTCAGAAAGCGAACTGTATGCAGGTGGACGTGCAGTCAGAATAAATATTAATGCTGACCAACCATTGACATTCATTTCTATCTTGAACAATACTTTCACTAAAACGTATAATAACAATGAATTTGTTGATGGTTTAGGAACAACCAACACAACTGGATACGACAATGGAAATGTTCTGAAGATCACGGTAAGCGATAACTCTATTGCAAACGTTACCTTGGCTGAGAATAAGCATAACGGATCTAAGTTACTTTCGACAGATGGGAATTATGTAATTCTCCCACCATCTTCTCCTGGTGTTACCTTTGAGACTGTTTCTGATAGTGAATTATATGGACAAACAGTATCTGAATTAACAGATGGTTTAAACATCTCTAAAGTATACTCGTATAATAATGTACCATTGAGTGATTATGTCTACGATGTAACTGGAGCGCTCAATTATATCAATTCTTACAGTGGATTCAGCAGTCTGTCTGCTATGCAGTCTGGATATTATCTACCAGTTAAAATGAAACTGCTGGATGGTATTGATGCAGACAAGCTTTCAATTACCATCGTTGGAAAAGAAACTAAAAAATTAGTTTTGGACAACTCTGATAAAGCAACACTTAAAAACGGTTATCTCAACTTAGTCTTGTTTGTCACAGGAGAATGCGAGAGCTTCGAAGTAATTGTTGATTTTGACGGTAATGAAACCAATTACGCTGCTTCAACATACATTCTGAGCTTACCTTGGTTAAAGTTTAATGAAGGAATAAAATCAGCACCGCTTGCAGATCAGCCTGCAAATGAATCTGTGAACCCAATAACTCTTCCAGGAACATACGAAGCATATCTAGAATGCGGATATGATGATGTTGCGATAATTCATCTCATCGCAGGTGGAGTTCCAGAGCACTATAATGGCAAGCACATCAAAGGCTATTGGGTAGGTGTAGCTATTCCAGTACCCTCTGCTATGTCAGCCGATGACCTTACATCTGCAATGTATTACTTTAGTTCTGAACCATGGAATGAAACTGATGCCTTAACTGATGCATTCTTAACCACAGACTTTGAGAGCAATCTATATGGGGATGACATAAATTATGTTTGTTTCTATATTGATGTACAATCCAGCTCTGATATTAAACAATACATTATTATTGACTGGGATGGAAATGATGCTTCAGAGCCAGTGAAGTACTATGTGGATCTGCGTGACGTTATATGTAATAATGGAGAATGCGTAGTAACTTACTATGATAATGGTTCGTACGTGAGTAGCGTTAGTATTGATTACGGATCCAAACTCACAAAGCCTTCAGATCCGATAAAATCTGGATATAACTTTGCCGGTTGGTATGTAGATGAAGAACTGACAACCGCATATGACTTCAGTGAGGATGTGTACAACAATCTCAACCTCTATGCGAAATGGGAAGTTAAACCCTCAGGCAGCGGCGGCGGAGTTCCAGTAACACCACCAGTAACTCCAGACACACCGAAAGAACCAGTCATTCCTGACAGCAACGGCAATGCAGAAATTAAGGTAGATGACAAGAAAGCAGAAGAATTAGTTCATGAAGCAGTATCTTCTGGTTCTAATACTGTTGAGATTGTTAATAAAGACAGCATTGAAGGAACTCTGACATCTGTAACTGTTTCTGTATCAGACTTAGAAACAATCTCAAAGACAATTGAAAACAATCAGAACATCGATTCAGTTTCAATTGCCACTTCAGAAGGAGAAGTAATCATTGAGAAAGAAGTCTTAGCAGGAATAATTGAAAACACTGATGCAGGTTCAATCGTCTTCGAAGTAATTGATGCTAAAGATAGATTAAACGAAGAGCAGAAGAAAACAGTCGGTGACAACCCTGTTTACGATATCAACATTATCGCTGGTAATGAGAAAGTAACAGACTTCAACGGCAAGTCAATTACCATCTCTCTTCCATACAAACTCAAAGCAGGCGAAGATCCAAACAACATCGTTGTTTATCATCTCAAAGATGACGGAACAGTCGAAAAAATGGACGGAACTTACAAAAACGGTGTAGTTTCATTCGAAACAGATCACCTTTCAAAGTTCATCATCGCCTATGAAGCTCAGGAACCAGTCAATCCGGACAATCCAGATGGACCAAGTAACAAAGACAAGAATGACAACACACTCTACTACGCAATTGCAGCAATTGTCGTCATCCTCATCATTGTTGCTTTAGCATATTACTTCCTGAAGAAGAAACAGTAA
- a CDS encoding ATP-binding protein, whose amino-acid sequence MKANLIIKLISAHSAGDEILFKKTLSELIQDEEMKGNYSLASSLESAYSAKKHPSNGSMIYPSPSPTYSAQSTINLPKDKDSTLELIEIIQSDVTLDDVALPEKTLEIIQQIIEEQRNSEELRHSGIPPTNRVLFCGPPGCGKTMTAKALASALDLPLAYVRLDSLVSSYLGQTGTNIRKIFEFAKSQRMVLFLDEFDAIAKKRDDLNELGELKRVVTALLQNLDEMPSHVFLVAATNHQHLLDPAIWRRFDISILLEEPNESQRKKIITTALAEYLKDFQVDAQSLIILSKGMSGAQIQTFLQALGKYCIIYKKEGEVLTIEEVRKIWLKHKNLHVEDNDENLTAELLKLHQSGVSIRALATVSGISKSTLSYRFKKEVKSNE is encoded by the coding sequence ATGAAGGCCAATTTAATTATTAAACTCATATCCGCCCACAGCGCAGGCGATGAAATTCTCTTCAAAAAAACACTCTCAGAACTAATTCAAGATGAAGAAATGAAAGGAAATTACTCCTTGGCTTCATCCCTTGAGAGCGCTTATTCAGCCAAAAAACATCCTTCAAACGGCTCGATGATTTATCCCTCGCCTTCACCAACCTACTCTGCACAGTCAACGATTAATCTGCCTAAAGACAAGGACAGTACCTTAGAGTTAATTGAGATTATACAATCTGATGTGACTCTTGATGATGTGGCATTACCTGAAAAAACATTAGAGATAATCCAACAGATAATCGAAGAACAAAGGAATTCTGAAGAACTGCGGCATTCGGGCATACCTCCTACCAATCGCGTCTTATTTTGTGGACCGCCGGGGTGTGGTAAAACTATGACTGCTAAAGCATTGGCCTCGGCACTTGATTTACCACTTGCATACGTCAGACTGGATAGTTTGGTTTCATCGTATCTTGGACAAACTGGAACAAACATACGAAAAATTTTTGAATTCGCCAAAAGCCAGCGCATGGTGCTTTTTCTAGACGAGTTCGATGCGATTGCTAAGAAAAGAGATGATCTGAATGAACTTGGTGAGTTGAAACGTGTGGTGACTGCCCTTCTGCAGAATCTGGATGAAATGCCATCCCATGTTTTTCTAGTGGCAGCAACAAATCATCAACATTTGTTAGATCCAGCAATCTGGAGACGTTTTGACATTTCGATTCTTCTTGAAGAGCCGAATGAGAGTCAAAGAAAAAAGATAATTACAACAGCACTTGCCGAGTATCTAAAAGATTTTCAAGTAGATGCTCAATCGTTGATTATTCTTTCTAAAGGTATGAGCGGCGCGCAGATCCAGACATTTTTACAAGCGCTTGGAAAATATTGCATCATATATAAAAAAGAAGGCGAAGTCCTTACTATCGAAGAAGTTAGAAAAATTTGGCTCAAACATAAAAATTTGCATGTAGAGGATAATGATGAGAATCTTACTGCAGAACTTTTAAAATTACATCAGAGTGGAGTTTCGATAAGAGCACTTGCAACTGTAAGCGGGATTTCCAAATCAACATTAAGTTATCGTTTCAAAAAAGAGGTGAAGTCAAATGAATGA
- a CDS encoding IS1634 family transposase: MHDHNLHIFLNSSSRNFLSSQISNDNVLIYDITGAGPLSKLYEYAEFGKSYHVTNPIQMNLGLVHSLDTDLPVYYKLFPGSIRDTAALKNLADDLAELGVSNLHILLDPSFFSEASLSMLSEMHLDFTVSVPMGCTAAKELLLRSHEKIRAPARTHSFQGEAVFVYESNLSINRKSFRAVVYSDYAREVKERSALYARITEAEEYLNGREYDADFVAEFRENHKLLAELLSLREADGRIVTKRKEANIHNAESKLGRTILLTTSEESWDKVLAWYRQRNDAEAHFRTVKSSLEGENLSSNESLEGQMYIDFIALILRTVLLNRMKKQTLLKNCCVPDIINEMSKLKVVRIGEDWRLNELTKKQKDYFKALSITPPIDNY, translated from the coding sequence ATTCACGATCATAATCTACATATTTTTCTTAATTCAAGTAGCCGTAACTTTCTGTCTTCGCAGATCAGCAATGACAATGTTTTAATCTACGACATCACAGGGGCTGGCCCATTATCAAAATTATATGAGTATGCTGAGTTCGGAAAGAGTTATCATGTAACAAACCCGATACAGATGAACTTAGGCTTAGTCCATTCACTGGATACAGACCTTCCTGTTTATTATAAGCTATTTCCGGGCAGCATCCGCGATACTGCTGCACTGAAAAACTTAGCAGATGACCTTGCAGAGCTGGGAGTCTCCAATCTCCACATTCTTTTAGACCCCAGTTTCTTCAGCGAGGCCAGCCTCAGCATGCTGTCTGAGATGCATTTAGACTTCACAGTATCAGTGCCTATGGGATGTACTGCCGCTAAAGAACTCCTCCTGCGTTCACATGAGAAAATCCGCGCGCCGGCTCGCACTCATTCTTTTCAAGGCGAGGCTGTTTTTGTTTACGAATCAAACTTGTCCATCAATCGAAAAAGTTTCAGAGCAGTTGTTTATAGTGATTATGCAAGAGAAGTGAAGGAACGTTCTGCGCTTTACGCGCGAATCACTGAGGCGGAAGAGTACCTCAACGGTCGCGAATATGACGCTGACTTCGTTGCTGAGTTTCGCGAGAATCACAAGCTCCTCGCTGAGCTGTTGAGTCTCCGCGAGGCAGACGGCAGGATCGTTACAAAGCGTAAAGAGGCTAACATACACAATGCTGAATCGAAATTAGGCCGCACGATTCTTTTGACAACAAGCGAAGAATCATGGGACAAGGTTTTAGCATGGTATCGGCAGCGCAATGATGCAGAAGCGCATTTCCGCACAGTAAAATCGTCTTTAGAGGGTGAAAATCTTTCATCAAATGAGTCGCTGGAAGGGCAGATGTACATTGATTTTATCGCTTTAATTTTAAGAACTGTTTTACTCAACAGAATGAAGAAGCAGACTCTGCTGAAGAACTGCTGCGTTCCTGACATAATCAATGAGATGAGCAAGCTGAAGGTCGTCAGAATCGGCGAGGACTGGCGCCTGAATGAGCTGACGAAGAAGCAGAAAGATTACTTCAAAGCGCTGAGCATCACGCCTCCGATCGATAATTATTGA
- a CDS encoding S8 family peptidase: MNDNQRPHFWIPDQEVERVPKKPRGRDKTRDIVHSEHGAKLSQGLQTVKQTLETTQNDDSLRDVDLYVFKVELPEKEKVQNRSNLFSKNGMTVNAVKDERRAIVSTTKQKFQMLKNRVDAYTQNGTNKTHFDYVESIAPYVGVEKESDELRKKIYHTSPPEKIDIQLMFIPNLQTQEYELIIKRMKEKIKATDGVIQQDIYYLSDNTPVMRVIIPSAALNRYENDSAVYRIEETRFFNAVVDDQNKTKQLPIELNSQVDVASLPIVAVLDSGVKFNKQYDQLIVEHWKAPDSSGGNCEHGTRVASKVAFAHLGKQLTTSQILTPRTRIIDCNTLDGNVPENIMIQRIQAAVDKYADVTKIFNLSANSSSPIDGNEMSILGFELDVLQLKRGVQFVVSAGNHYLWRTNTSLDKILDDDDSKIAAPADSMLSIVVGALVGEDHQGSISGKDTVAPYSRCGPGFTGSLRPDVCAYSGTIVVDENGAHVPCDPYALVMTPDGTITPDVGTSFAAPIVAGDLAEIQTIVPDSNILLAKTLLYQYAQPPIQVAKPQDDDLNFIHRLYGRGISSVASSKFSSPSRVTFVRTGTLNRLTKERVKIYMPKILASKYGKNTARVTVTCISQPPVDRTKGSEYLGAYVGASLKKIGKHGKLTPVEQPHKEGRRKWDVCNQFSKVFSKFNAGDWQVWLELFSRWDDKVADIPYALVITIEDLSGELDIYNEIQEQNRFQEIDTFRLKIDS, from the coding sequence ATGAATGATAATCAACGACCACATTTTTGGATTCCTGATCAAGAAGTAGAACGAGTTCCCAAAAAACCACGAGGAAGAGATAAAACAAGGGATATTGTTCACTCAGAACATGGTGCAAAATTAAGCCAGGGACTACAAACAGTTAAACAAACTTTAGAAACAACGCAAAACGATGATTCCCTGCGAGACGTTGATTTGTATGTGTTTAAAGTTGAACTTCCTGAAAAAGAGAAAGTTCAAAACAGATCCAATCTTTTTTCTAAAAACGGTATGACTGTAAATGCAGTCAAAGATGAACGTCGCGCAATCGTATCAACAACCAAACAAAAGTTCCAAATGCTGAAAAATAGAGTGGATGCATATACACAAAATGGCACCAATAAAACTCATTTCGATTACGTTGAAAGTATTGCACCATATGTGGGAGTTGAAAAAGAGTCCGATGAATTACGGAAAAAAATATATCATACTTCACCTCCTGAGAAGATTGACATTCAACTCATGTTCATTCCCAATCTCCAAACGCAAGAATATGAGTTGATTATTAAAAGAATGAAAGAAAAAATTAAAGCTACCGATGGTGTGATTCAACAAGACATATATTATTTATCAGATAACACTCCAGTAATGCGTGTTATTATTCCTTCTGCAGCTTTAAACAGATATGAAAATGACTCAGCAGTATACAGGATTGAAGAAACTCGTTTTTTTAATGCCGTGGTTGATGATCAGAACAAAACAAAGCAATTACCAATTGAACTTAATTCTCAAGTAGACGTGGCTTCTTTGCCAATCGTAGCAGTTTTAGATTCTGGTGTGAAATTTAACAAACAATATGATCAATTGATCGTTGAACATTGGAAAGCGCCTGATTCATCAGGTGGTAACTGCGAGCATGGTACGCGCGTGGCCAGTAAAGTAGCTTTTGCACATTTGGGGAAGCAATTAACAACTTCACAGATTCTTACACCACGAACAAGAATTATAGACTGCAATACCCTTGATGGCAATGTTCCAGAAAATATTATGATCCAACGCATTCAAGCCGCAGTTGATAAGTATGCAGATGTAACAAAAATTTTCAATTTATCGGCTAATTCATCTAGCCCCATTGATGGAAATGAAATGAGTATCCTTGGCTTTGAATTAGATGTTTTACAACTTAAACGGGGAGTGCAGTTCGTTGTTTCGGCTGGCAATCATTACCTTTGGAGAACTAATACATCATTAGATAAAATTCTTGACGATGATGATTCAAAAATCGCTGCACCAGCAGATTCTATGTTGAGCATTGTGGTGGGAGCTCTTGTCGGCGAAGATCATCAGGGTAGCATTTCTGGCAAAGATACTGTCGCACCGTACAGCAGATGTGGTCCTGGTTTTACTGGCTCCCTACGACCAGATGTGTGTGCATACAGCGGAACAATTGTTGTCGATGAGAATGGTGCACATGTGCCATGTGATCCTTATGCTCTAGTGATGACTCCCGATGGAACAATCACACCAGATGTGGGAACAAGCTTTGCTGCTCCGATTGTTGCTGGGGATTTGGCTGAGATTCAAACGATCGTGCCTGATTCAAATATTTTATTAGCAAAAACACTATTATATCAATACGCACAACCTCCAATACAGGTAGCTAAACCGCAGGATGATGACTTAAATTTCATTCATCGACTATATGGCCGTGGAATTTCTTCAGTCGCAAGTAGTAAATTTTCGTCACCATCGAGAGTGACATTTGTAAGGACAGGCACGCTTAATCGTCTTACTAAGGAACGTGTGAAAATATATATGCCAAAAATTTTGGCATCGAAATATGGCAAGAATACTGCAAGAGTTACTGTCACCTGCATTTCACAACCACCAGTTGATCGAACCAAGGGTAGCGAGTATCTCGGAGCGTATGTGGGCGCTTCACTGAAAAAAATCGGCAAACATGGAAAATTGACCCCAGTTGAACAACCTCATAAAGAAGGTCGCAGAAAATGGGATGTCTGTAATCAATTTAGTAAAGTGTTTTCTAAGTTTAATGCTGGTGATTGGCAAGTCTGGTTGGAACTCTTTTCACGTTGGGACGATAAAGTAGCCGATATTCCATATGCCTTAGTAATAACAATCGAAGATTTGAGTGGGGAGCTAGATATTTACAACGAGATACAAGAACAGAACCGCTTTCAGGAAATTGACACCTTTCGCCTTAAAATCGATAGTTAA
- a CDS encoding AAA family ATPase — MLSGHFENCYGLTQFNLPSIDFTRCNKAMIYAPNGVMKSSLAKVFDDISKGMTTSDRIFPGVVSSYSVTHYISQYVYSSSNATTTPTATDRIYVVNTFADSFEFTKETVSTLLADETTRNEYNVLMAQFSEEIRQIENNLRVLTGLTKPQIKGKLISDLRLNETSDWTDIFEKIHELFDNRQTLGYLNDCTYSELFNDKVLAVYGKQEFINSIETYIENLNTLLANNPVLSDGFTDRNAETLGKELAKHNLFNAQHTIQLKDGVTVIHSLDEWNTVVNKQLERIYATPELSAVFQKLKKLLTANEDVSRLRDIIIAHREIIPALRDINTLKVQTWLDCFSKLDTPFTDYYNRISQYTVQIRALYKQAATQSARWQTVVNEFNRRFRVPFEVQIENKANFLLKDEAPNLSFKYTRGVAAPQSAMLKKDDLMASLSTGEKRALYLLYILFDLERIRQQAIAGGGQFLIIADDIADSFDYKNKYAIIEYLNDLGSTTGIDLMILTHNFDFYRTVKSRLGVARTNCYIAQRDEEGVISISEFKYQKDFFKNVVIKGIKDGNIVDDDKKKLLISSIPFYRNLCEYSGKEDEYAKLTCFLHLKSTPLNTQAVQISELWNIIKPFLDGVSFSGNDENYFSAIIRIATACVADNTNEVLLDNKLVIAIAIRLLTEKFMQRIITTNGQTCADANSNQTREWYKKSERFLTPDQKAIIEEVNLITPESIHLNSFMFEPLIDISDWVLKELFTKVSVL; from the coding sequence ATGCTTAGTGGTCATTTTGAAAACTGTTACGGATTAACGCAGTTTAATCTTCCAAGTATTGATTTTACTCGTTGCAATAAAGCAATGATATATGCACCTAATGGTGTAATGAAAAGTTCTCTAGCTAAGGTTTTTGATGATATTTCCAAAGGCATGACAACAAGTGACCGAATATTTCCTGGTGTAGTAAGTAGCTACTCTGTAACGCATTATATCAGTCAGTATGTTTACAGTTCATCTAATGCTACCACGACTCCAACAGCAACCGATAGAATTTATGTTGTTAATACATTTGCCGATTCATTTGAGTTTACTAAAGAAACTGTAAGTACATTGCTTGCTGATGAAACAACCCGAAATGAATACAATGTTCTTATGGCTCAGTTTAGCGAAGAAATACGACAAATCGAAAATAACCTTCGAGTACTGACTGGATTAACTAAACCTCAAATCAAAGGAAAGCTCATTTCTGATTTAAGATTAAACGAAACTTCTGATTGGACGGATATTTTTGAAAAAATTCATGAACTATTTGATAACCGTCAGACCCTCGGTTATTTGAATGACTGTACTTATTCAGAATTATTCAACGATAAAGTGTTGGCGGTTTATGGGAAACAGGAATTTATTAATTCAATAGAGACATACATTGAAAATCTTAATACTCTTTTGGCAAACAATCCAGTTTTGAGTGATGGATTTACAGATAGAAATGCAGAAACGCTCGGAAAGGAGTTGGCAAAGCATAACCTTTTTAATGCACAGCATACTATTCAATTAAAAGATGGTGTTACAGTTATTCACTCACTTGATGAATGGAATACTGTTGTAAATAAGCAATTAGAGCGTATTTATGCTACACCAGAATTAAGTGCGGTTTTTCAAAAACTGAAAAAGCTGCTTACAGCTAATGAAGATGTTTCTCGGCTTAGAGATATTATCATTGCTCACCGTGAAATCATTCCAGCCTTAAGAGATATTAATACCCTGAAGGTTCAAACATGGCTTGATTGTTTCTCTAAACTTGATACACCCTTTACCGATTATTATAATAGGATTTCACAATATACAGTTCAAATTAGGGCCCTGTATAAACAGGCAGCTACACAGTCAGCAAGATGGCAAACGGTTGTTAATGAGTTTAATAGACGATTTCGTGTCCCGTTTGAAGTGCAGATTGAAAACAAAGCCAATTTTTTGTTGAAGGATGAAGCACCAAACCTATCATTCAAATATACGAGGGGAGTTGCCGCCCCACAGAGTGCCATGCTAAAAAAAGATGATTTGATGGCATCTTTGAGTACAGGTGAAAAAAGGGCACTTTATCTCCTATATATTTTGTTTGATCTTGAAAGAATCAGACAACAAGCAATTGCAGGCGGCGGACAATTCTTAATAATTGCAGACGATATAGCAGATTCGTTTGATTACAAGAATAAGTATGCCATTATTGAGTATCTAAATGATCTTGGCAGTACCACTGGCATTGATTTAATGATCCTCACCCATAATTTTGACTTTTATAGAACAGTAAAATCGAGGTTAGGCGTTGCTCGCACTAATTGCTATATTGCACAACGAGATGAAGAAGGCGTCATTTCAATTTCGGAATTCAAGTATCAAAAGGACTTTTTCAAGAATGTAGTAATCAAGGGTATTAAAGACGGTAACATTGTTGATGATGATAAGAAGAAGCTTTTGATATCAAGCATTCCGTTTTATAGAAACCTGTGTGAATATAGTGGTAAAGAAGATGAGTATGCAAAGTTGACTTGCTTTCTTCACTTAAAATCAACACCGCTCAATACACAAGCTGTACAAATCTCGGAACTATGGAATATAATTAAACCTTTCCTGGATGGTGTTTCTTTTTCTGGAAATGATGAAAATTACTTTTCAGCTATTATAAGGATTGCAACCGCCTGTGTAGCAGATAATACTAACGAGGTTCTTTTAGATAACAAGTTGGTTATTGCTATTGCAATTAGGCTCTTGACCGAAAAGTTTATGCAGCGGATAATTACAACAAACGGGCAGACCTGTGCAGATGCAAATAGTAATCAAACAAGAGAATGGTATAAAAAATCGGAGCGGTTCTTAACGCCAGATCAAAAAGCCATAATTGAGGAAGTGAATCTTATCACACCCGAAAGCATACACTTGAATTCTTTTATGTTTGAGCCGCTGATAGATATTTCCGACTGGGTATTAAAAGAACTCTTTACTAAAGTTTCAGTTCTTTAA